A part of Vulpes lagopus strain Blue_001 chromosome 4, ASM1834538v1, whole genome shotgun sequence genomic DNA contains:
- the ASIC3 gene encoding acid-sensing ion channel 3 isoform X11: MPSPTFDMARLYARAGHSLEDMLLDCRYRGWPCGPENFTVIFTRMGQCYTFNSGADGAELLTTPKGGMGNGLEIMLDVQQDEYLPVWRDMEETPFEVGVRVQIHSQEEPPTIDQLGFGAAPGYQTFVSCQQQRLSFLPPPWGDCSSASVDPDFEPEPSGPLGAPSPSPGPHPPYSLMGCRLACETRYVARKCGCRMMHMPGGAPVCSPQQYKDCANPALGKGQTCPASPPLLRPGPPGDLAGRVALIQGTVARRRHAAEGRVHLPQPVRQHALRQGALHGADPEPRRRPLPGPETQPQRGLHLVSPAGWGGAGGHLPAGGHLPAGGPSCAHPRGTPVCTKPLGSRASGQALTPSPLQTGARPRALQRSHRLFPASSWHRAGIQGSFLALFSSRENVLVLDIFFEALNYETVEQKKAYEVSELLGVWVTLEARWGCSSGPACSPSSRSWTTSVRCSETGSWDTSRTESTPKGILAPICFRKGWAATEPQVPTSAWDPGLPLLPVLLPRLCLPPTAPATSSLGSRPGICAFRAVP, from the exons ATGCCCAGTCCCACCTTTGACATGGCGCGACTGTACGCCAGGGCCGGGCACAGCCTGGAGGACATGCTGCTGGACTGTCGCTACCGAGGCTGGCCGTGCGGGCCCGAGAACTTCACCGTG ATCTTCACCCGGATGGGTCAGTGCTACACCTTTAACTCTGGCGCAGATGGGGCCGAGCTTCTCACTACTCCCAAGGGCGGCATGGGCAATGGGCTGGAGATCATGCTGGATGTGCAGCAGGATGAGTATCTGCCTGTGTGGAGAGACATGG AGGAGACCCCGTTCGAGGTGGGGGTCCGAGTGCAGATCCACAGTCAGGAGGAGCCGCCCACCATCGACCAGCTGGGCTTCGGGGCAGCCCCTGGCTACCAGACCTTCGTGTCCTGCCAGCAGCAGCGA CTGAGCTTCCTGCCACCGCCTTGGGGCGACTGCAGCTCCGCTTCTGTGGACCCCGATTTTGAGCCCGAACCTTCTGGTCCCCTgggtgcccccagccccagcccaggtcCCCACCCTCCCTATAGTCTAATGGGGTGTCGCTTGGCCTGTGAGACGCGCTATGTGGCTCGGAAATGTGGCTGCCGAATGATGCATATGCCTG gcggCGCGCCCGTGTGCAGCCCCCAGCAGTACAAGGACTGCGCCAACCCGGCGCTCGGTAAGGGGCAAACCTGTCCCGCATCCCCGCCCCTGCTGCGCCCCGGACCCCCCGGGGACCTCGCCGGGCGGGTGGCCCTGATCCAGGGGACTGTGGCCCGCAGACGCCATGCTGCGGAAGGACGCGTGCACCTGCCCCAACCCGTGCGCCAGCACGCGCTACGCCAAGGAGCTCTCCATGGTGCGGATCCCgagccgcgccgccgcccgctaCCTGGCCCGGAAACACAACCGCAGCGAGGCCTACATCTCGTGAGCCCGGctggctggggcggggcgggcgggcacCTTCCGGCGGGCGGGCACCTTCCGGCGGGCGGGCCCTCGTGCGCACACCCGCGTGGGACACCGGTCTGCACAAAACCACTGGGCTCCCGGGCCTCTGGGCAAGCGCTGACGCCATCTCCTCTGCAAACGGGGGCTCGTCCCAGGGCTCTTCAAAGGAGTCACAGACTGTTTCCTGCCAGCAGCTGGCACCGGGCGGGAATCCAGGGATCTTTCCTGGCCCTCTTTTCCTCCAGAGAGAACGTGCTGGTGCTGGACATCTTCTTTGAGGCCCTCAACTATGAGACCGTGGAGCAGAAGAAGGCCTATGAAGTGTCAGAACTGcttggtgtgtgg GTGACATTGGAGGCCAGATGGGGCTGTTCATCGGGGCCAGCCTGCTCACCATCCTCGAGATCCTGGACTACCTCTGTGAG GTGTTCCGagacagggtcctgggatacttCCAGAACCGAAAGCACTCCCAAAGGCATTCTAGCACCAATCTG CTTCAGGAAGGGCTGGGCAGCCACCGAACCCCAGGTCCCCACCTCAGCCTGGGACCCAG GCCTTCCACTCCTCCCTGTGCTGTTGCCAAGACTCTGTCTGCCTCCCACCGCACCTGCTACCTCGTCACTCGGCTCTAGACCTGGCATCTGTGCCTTCAGGGCTGTACCCTGA
- the ASIC3 gene encoding acid-sensing ion channel 3 isoform X1, producing MKPHPRPEEARRPASDIRVFASSCTLHGLGHIFGPGGLTPRRGLWAAAVLLSLATFLYQVAERVRYYGEFHHETALDEHESHRLTFPAITLCNINPLRRSRLTPNDLHWAGPALLGVEPAEHAAFLRALGRSPAPPGFMPSPTFDMARLYARAGHSLEDMLLDCRYRGWPCGPENFTVIFTRMGQCYTFNSGADGAELLTTPKGGMGNGLEIMLDVQQDEYLPVWRDMEETPFEVGVRVQIHSQEEPPTIDQLGFGAAPGYQTFVSCQQQRLSFLPPPWGDCSSASVDPDFEPEPSGPLGAPSPSPGPHPPYSLMGCRLACETRYVARKCGCRMMHMPGGAPVCSPQQYKDCANPALGKGQTCPASPPLLRPGPPGDLAGRVALIQGTVARRRHAAEGRVHLPQPVRQHALRQGALHGADPEPRRRPLPGPETQPQRGLHLVSPAGWGGAGGHLPAGGHLPAGGPSCAHPRGTPVCTKPLGSRASGQALTPSPLQTGARPRALQRSHRLFPASSWHRAGIQGSFLALFSSRENVLVLDIFFEALNYETVEQKKAYEVSELLGVWVTLEARWGCSSGPACSPSSRSWTTSVRCSETGSWDTSRTESTPKGILAPICFRKGWAATEPQVPTSAWDPGLPLLPVLLPRLCLPPTAPATSSLGSRPGICAFRAVP from the exons ATGAAGCCCCATCCTAGGCCAGAGGAGGCCCGGAGGCCAGCCTCGGACATCCGTGTGTTCGCCAGCAGCTGCACGCTGCACGGGCTGGGCCACATCTTTGGCCCTGGGGGCTTGACGCCTCGCCGAGGGTTGTGGGCTGCAGCCGTGCTCCTGTCACTAGCCACCTTCCTCTACCAGGTGGCCGAGCGGGTGCGCTACTACGGGGAGTTCCACCACGAGACGGCCCTGGACGAGCACGAAAGCCACCGGCTCACCTTCCCTGCCATCACCCTGTGCAACATCAACCCGCTGCGCCGCTCCCGCCTCACACCCAACGACCTGCACTGGGCCGGGCCTGCgctgctgggcgtggagcctgccgAGCACGCCGCCTTCCTGCGTGCCCTGGGCCGGTCCCCTGCGCCGCCCGGCTTCATGCCCAGTCCCACCTTTGACATGGCGCGACTGTACGCCAGGGCCGGGCACAGCCTGGAGGACATGCTGCTGGACTGTCGCTACCGAGGCTGGCCGTGCGGGCCCGAGAACTTCACCGTG ATCTTCACCCGGATGGGTCAGTGCTACACCTTTAACTCTGGCGCAGATGGGGCCGAGCTTCTCACTACTCCCAAGGGCGGCATGGGCAATGGGCTGGAGATCATGCTGGATGTGCAGCAGGATGAGTATCTGCCTGTGTGGAGAGACATGG AGGAGACCCCGTTCGAGGTGGGGGTCCGAGTGCAGATCCACAGTCAGGAGGAGCCGCCCACCATCGACCAGCTGGGCTTCGGGGCAGCCCCTGGCTACCAGACCTTCGTGTCCTGCCAGCAGCAGCGA CTGAGCTTCCTGCCACCGCCTTGGGGCGACTGCAGCTCCGCTTCTGTGGACCCCGATTTTGAGCCCGAACCTTCTGGTCCCCTgggtgcccccagccccagcccaggtcCCCACCCTCCCTATAGTCTAATGGGGTGTCGCTTGGCCTGTGAGACGCGCTATGTGGCTCGGAAATGTGGCTGCCGAATGATGCATATGCCTG gcggCGCGCCCGTGTGCAGCCCCCAGCAGTACAAGGACTGCGCCAACCCGGCGCTCGGTAAGGGGCAAACCTGTCCCGCATCCCCGCCCCTGCTGCGCCCCGGACCCCCCGGGGACCTCGCCGGGCGGGTGGCCCTGATCCAGGGGACTGTGGCCCGCAGACGCCATGCTGCGGAAGGACGCGTGCACCTGCCCCAACCCGTGCGCCAGCACGCGCTACGCCAAGGAGCTCTCCATGGTGCGGATCCCgagccgcgccgccgcccgctaCCTGGCCCGGAAACACAACCGCAGCGAGGCCTACATCTCGTGAGCCCGGctggctggggcggggcgggcgggcacCTTCCGGCGGGCGGGCACCTTCCGGCGGGCGGGCCCTCGTGCGCACACCCGCGTGGGACACCGGTCTGCACAAAACCACTGGGCTCCCGGGCCTCTGGGCAAGCGCTGACGCCATCTCCTCTGCAAACGGGGGCTCGTCCCAGGGCTCTTCAAAGGAGTCACAGACTGTTTCCTGCCAGCAGCTGGCACCGGGCGGGAATCCAGGGATCTTTCCTGGCCCTCTTTTCCTCCAGAGAGAACGTGCTGGTGCTGGACATCTTCTTTGAGGCCCTCAACTATGAGACCGTGGAGCAGAAGAAGGCCTATGAAGTGTCAGAACTGcttggtgtgtgg GTGACATTGGAGGCCAGATGGGGCTGTTCATCGGGGCCAGCCTGCTCACCATCCTCGAGATCCTGGACTACCTCTGTGAG GTGTTCCGagacagggtcctgggatacttCCAGAACCGAAAGCACTCCCAAAGGCATTCTAGCACCAATCTG CTTCAGGAAGGGCTGGGCAGCCACCGAACCCCAGGTCCCCACCTCAGCCTGGGACCCAG GCCTTCCACTCCTCCCTGTGCTGTTGCCAAGACTCTGTCTGCCTCCCACCGCACCTGCTACCTCGTCACTCGGCTCTAGACCTGGCATCTGTGCCTTCAGGGCTGTACCCTGA
- the ASIC3 gene encoding acid-sensing ion channel 3 isoform X7 translates to MKPHPRPEEARRPASDIRVFASSCTLHGLGHIFGPGGLTPRRGLWAAAVLLSLATFLYQVAERVRYYGEFHHETALDEHESHRLTFPAITLCNINPLRRSRLTPNDLHWAGPALLGVEPAEHAAFLRALGRSPAPPGFMPSPTFDMARLYARAGHSLEDMLLDCRYRGWPCGPENFTVIFTRMGQCYTFNSGADGAELLTTPKGGMGNGLEIMLDVQQDEYLPVWRDMEETPFEVGVRVQIHSQEEPPTIDQLGFGAAPGYQTFVSCQQQRLSFLPPPWGDCSSASVDPDFEPEPSGPLGAPSPSPGPHPPYSLMGCRLACETRYVARKCGCRMMHMPGKGQVGAEEGVRVAQRGLGAVPEAVSSPTPTPHPQAARPCAAPSSTRTAPTRRSTPCCGRTRAPAPTRAPARATPRSSPWCGSRAAPPPATWPGNTTAARPTSQRTCWCWTSSLRPSTMRPWSRRRPMKCQNCLVTLEARWGCSSGPACSPSSRSWTTSVRCSETGSWDTSRTESTPKGILAPICFRKGWAATEPQVPTSAWDPGLPLLPVLLPRLCLPPTAPATSSLGSRPGICAFRAVP, encoded by the exons ATGAAGCCCCATCCTAGGCCAGAGGAGGCCCGGAGGCCAGCCTCGGACATCCGTGTGTTCGCCAGCAGCTGCACGCTGCACGGGCTGGGCCACATCTTTGGCCCTGGGGGCTTGACGCCTCGCCGAGGGTTGTGGGCTGCAGCCGTGCTCCTGTCACTAGCCACCTTCCTCTACCAGGTGGCCGAGCGGGTGCGCTACTACGGGGAGTTCCACCACGAGACGGCCCTGGACGAGCACGAAAGCCACCGGCTCACCTTCCCTGCCATCACCCTGTGCAACATCAACCCGCTGCGCCGCTCCCGCCTCACACCCAACGACCTGCACTGGGCCGGGCCTGCgctgctgggcgtggagcctgccgAGCACGCCGCCTTCCTGCGTGCCCTGGGCCGGTCCCCTGCGCCGCCCGGCTTCATGCCCAGTCCCACCTTTGACATGGCGCGACTGTACGCCAGGGCCGGGCACAGCCTGGAGGACATGCTGCTGGACTGTCGCTACCGAGGCTGGCCGTGCGGGCCCGAGAACTTCACCGTG ATCTTCACCCGGATGGGTCAGTGCTACACCTTTAACTCTGGCGCAGATGGGGCCGAGCTTCTCACTACTCCCAAGGGCGGCATGGGCAATGGGCTGGAGATCATGCTGGATGTGCAGCAGGATGAGTATCTGCCTGTGTGGAGAGACATGG AGGAGACCCCGTTCGAGGTGGGGGTCCGAGTGCAGATCCACAGTCAGGAGGAGCCGCCCACCATCGACCAGCTGGGCTTCGGGGCAGCCCCTGGCTACCAGACCTTCGTGTCCTGCCAGCAGCAGCGA CTGAGCTTCCTGCCACCGCCTTGGGGCGACTGCAGCTCCGCTTCTGTGGACCCCGATTTTGAGCCCGAACCTTCTGGTCCCCTgggtgcccccagccccagcccaggtcCCCACCCTCCCTATAGTCTAATGGGGTGTCGCTTGGCCTGTGAGACGCGCTATGTGGCTCGGAAATGTGGCTGCCGAATGATGCATATGCCTGGTAAGGGGCAGGTAGGGGCGGAGGAGGGGGTCCGGGTCGCGCAGAGGGGCCTGGGGGCCGTCCCTGAAGCcgtctcctcccccacccccactccccacccccaggcggCGCGCCCGTGTGCAGCCCCCAGCAGTACAAGGACTGCGCCAACCCGGCGCTCG ACGCCATGCTGCGGAAGGACGCGTGCACCTGCCCCAACCCGTGCGCCAGCACGCGCTACGCCAAGGAGCTCTCCATGGTGCGGATCCCgagccgcgccgccgcccgctaCCTGGCCCGGAAACACAACCGCAGCGAGGCCTACATCTC AGAGAACGTGCTGGTGCTGGACATCTTCTTTGAGGCCCTCAACTATGAGACCGTGGAGCAGAAGAAGGCCTATGAAGTGTCAGAACTGcttg GTGACATTGGAGGCCAGATGGGGCTGTTCATCGGGGCCAGCCTGCTCACCATCCTCGAGATCCTGGACTACCTCTGTGAG GTGTTCCGagacagggtcctgggatacttCCAGAACCGAAAGCACTCCCAAAGGCATTCTAGCACCAATCTG CTTCAGGAAGGGCTGGGCAGCCACCGAACCCCAGGTCCCCACCTCAGCCTGGGACCCAG GCCTTCCACTCCTCCCTGTGCTGTTGCCAAGACTCTGTCTGCCTCCCACCGCACCTGCTACCTCGTCACTCGGCTCTAGACCTGGCATCTGTGCCTTCAGGGCTGTACCCTGA
- the ASIC3 gene encoding acid-sensing ion channel 3 isoform X8, whose translation MKPHPRPEEARRPASDIRVFASSCTLHGLGHIFGPGGLTPRRGLWAAAVLLSLATFLYQVAERVRYYGEFHHETALDEHESHRLTFPAITLCNINPLRRSRLTPNDLHWAGPALLGVEPAEHAAFLRALGRSPAPPGFMPSPTFDMARLYARAGHSLEDMLLDCRYRGWPCGPENFTVIFTRMGQCYTFNSGADGAELLTTPKGGMGNGLEIMLDVQQDEYLPVWRDMEETPFEVGVRVQIHSQEEPPTIDQLGFGAAPGYQTFVSCQQQRLSFLPPPWGDCSSASVDPDFEPEPSGPLGAPSPSPGPHPPYSLMGCRLACETRYVARKCGCRMMHMPGKGQVGAEEGVRVAQRGLGAVPEAVSSPTPTPHPQAARPCAAPSSTRTAPTRRSTPCCGRTRAPAPTRAPARATPRSSPWCGSRAAPPPATWPGNTTAARPTSQRTCWCWTSSLRPSTMRPWSRRRPMKCQNCLVTLEARWGCSSGPACSPSSRSWTTSVSFRKGWAATEPQVPTSAWDPGLPLLPVLLPRLCLPPTAPATSSLGSRPGICAFRAVP comes from the exons ATGAAGCCCCATCCTAGGCCAGAGGAGGCCCGGAGGCCAGCCTCGGACATCCGTGTGTTCGCCAGCAGCTGCACGCTGCACGGGCTGGGCCACATCTTTGGCCCTGGGGGCTTGACGCCTCGCCGAGGGTTGTGGGCTGCAGCCGTGCTCCTGTCACTAGCCACCTTCCTCTACCAGGTGGCCGAGCGGGTGCGCTACTACGGGGAGTTCCACCACGAGACGGCCCTGGACGAGCACGAAAGCCACCGGCTCACCTTCCCTGCCATCACCCTGTGCAACATCAACCCGCTGCGCCGCTCCCGCCTCACACCCAACGACCTGCACTGGGCCGGGCCTGCgctgctgggcgtggagcctgccgAGCACGCCGCCTTCCTGCGTGCCCTGGGCCGGTCCCCTGCGCCGCCCGGCTTCATGCCCAGTCCCACCTTTGACATGGCGCGACTGTACGCCAGGGCCGGGCACAGCCTGGAGGACATGCTGCTGGACTGTCGCTACCGAGGCTGGCCGTGCGGGCCCGAGAACTTCACCGTG ATCTTCACCCGGATGGGTCAGTGCTACACCTTTAACTCTGGCGCAGATGGGGCCGAGCTTCTCACTACTCCCAAGGGCGGCATGGGCAATGGGCTGGAGATCATGCTGGATGTGCAGCAGGATGAGTATCTGCCTGTGTGGAGAGACATGG AGGAGACCCCGTTCGAGGTGGGGGTCCGAGTGCAGATCCACAGTCAGGAGGAGCCGCCCACCATCGACCAGCTGGGCTTCGGGGCAGCCCCTGGCTACCAGACCTTCGTGTCCTGCCAGCAGCAGCGA CTGAGCTTCCTGCCACCGCCTTGGGGCGACTGCAGCTCCGCTTCTGTGGACCCCGATTTTGAGCCCGAACCTTCTGGTCCCCTgggtgcccccagccccagcccaggtcCCCACCCTCCCTATAGTCTAATGGGGTGTCGCTTGGCCTGTGAGACGCGCTATGTGGCTCGGAAATGTGGCTGCCGAATGATGCATATGCCTGGTAAGGGGCAGGTAGGGGCGGAGGAGGGGGTCCGGGTCGCGCAGAGGGGCCTGGGGGCCGTCCCTGAAGCcgtctcctcccccacccccactccccacccccaggcggCGCGCCCGTGTGCAGCCCCCAGCAGTACAAGGACTGCGCCAACCCGGCGCTCG ACGCCATGCTGCGGAAGGACGCGTGCACCTGCCCCAACCCGTGCGCCAGCACGCGCTACGCCAAGGAGCTCTCCATGGTGCGGATCCCgagccgcgccgccgcccgctaCCTGGCCCGGAAACACAACCGCAGCGAGGCCTACATCTC AGAGAACGTGCTGGTGCTGGACATCTTCTTTGAGGCCCTCAACTATGAGACCGTGGAGCAGAAGAAGGCCTATGAAGTGTCAGAACTGcttg GTGACATTGGAGGCCAGATGGGGCTGTTCATCGGGGCCAGCCTGCTCACCATCCTCGAGATCCTGGACTACCTCTGTGAG CTTCAGGAAGGGCTGGGCAGCCACCGAACCCCAGGTCCCCACCTCAGCCTGGGACCCAG GCCTTCCACTCCTCCCTGTGCTGTTGCCAAGACTCTGTCTGCCTCCCACCGCACCTGCTACCTCGTCACTCGGCTCTAGACCTGGCATCTGTGCCTTCAGGGCTGTACCCTGA
- the ASIC3 gene encoding acid-sensing ion channel 3 isoform X4: MKPHPRPEEARRPASDIRVFASSCTLHGLGHIFGPGGLTPRRGLWAAAVLLSLATFLYQVAERVRYYGEFHHETALDEHESHRLTFPAITLCNINPLRRSRLTPNDLHWAGPALLGVEPAEHAAFLRALGRSPAPPGFMPSPTFDMARLYARAGHSLEDMLLDCRYRGWPCGPENFTVIFTRMGQCYTFNSGADGAELLTTPKGGMGNGLEIMLDVQQDEYLPVWRDMEETPFEVGVRVQIHSQEEPPTIDQLGFGAAPGYQTFVSCQQQRLSFLPPPWGDCSSASVDPDFEPEPSGPLGAPSPSPGPHPPYSLMGCRLACETRYVARKCGCRMMHMPGGAPVCSPQQYKDCANPALGKGQTCPASPPLLRPGPPGDLAGRVALIQGTVARRRHAAEGRVHLPQPVRQHALRQGALHGADPEPRRRPLPGPETQPQRGLHLVSPAGWGGAGGHLPAGGHLPAGGPSCAHPRGTPVCTKPLGSRASGQALTPSPLQTGARPRALQRSHRLFPASSWHRAGIQGSFLALFSSRENVLVLDIFFEALNYETVEQKKAYEVSELLGDIGGQMGLFIGASLLTILEILDYLCEAFHSSLCCCQDSVCLPPHLLPRHSALDLASVPSGLYPDILDMPHLLMSLPSSPQIKF; this comes from the exons ATGAAGCCCCATCCTAGGCCAGAGGAGGCCCGGAGGCCAGCCTCGGACATCCGTGTGTTCGCCAGCAGCTGCACGCTGCACGGGCTGGGCCACATCTTTGGCCCTGGGGGCTTGACGCCTCGCCGAGGGTTGTGGGCTGCAGCCGTGCTCCTGTCACTAGCCACCTTCCTCTACCAGGTGGCCGAGCGGGTGCGCTACTACGGGGAGTTCCACCACGAGACGGCCCTGGACGAGCACGAAAGCCACCGGCTCACCTTCCCTGCCATCACCCTGTGCAACATCAACCCGCTGCGCCGCTCCCGCCTCACACCCAACGACCTGCACTGGGCCGGGCCTGCgctgctgggcgtggagcctgccgAGCACGCCGCCTTCCTGCGTGCCCTGGGCCGGTCCCCTGCGCCGCCCGGCTTCATGCCCAGTCCCACCTTTGACATGGCGCGACTGTACGCCAGGGCCGGGCACAGCCTGGAGGACATGCTGCTGGACTGTCGCTACCGAGGCTGGCCGTGCGGGCCCGAGAACTTCACCGTG ATCTTCACCCGGATGGGTCAGTGCTACACCTTTAACTCTGGCGCAGATGGGGCCGAGCTTCTCACTACTCCCAAGGGCGGCATGGGCAATGGGCTGGAGATCATGCTGGATGTGCAGCAGGATGAGTATCTGCCTGTGTGGAGAGACATGG AGGAGACCCCGTTCGAGGTGGGGGTCCGAGTGCAGATCCACAGTCAGGAGGAGCCGCCCACCATCGACCAGCTGGGCTTCGGGGCAGCCCCTGGCTACCAGACCTTCGTGTCCTGCCAGCAGCAGCGA CTGAGCTTCCTGCCACCGCCTTGGGGCGACTGCAGCTCCGCTTCTGTGGACCCCGATTTTGAGCCCGAACCTTCTGGTCCCCTgggtgcccccagccccagcccaggtcCCCACCCTCCCTATAGTCTAATGGGGTGTCGCTTGGCCTGTGAGACGCGCTATGTGGCTCGGAAATGTGGCTGCCGAATGATGCATATGCCTG gcggCGCGCCCGTGTGCAGCCCCCAGCAGTACAAGGACTGCGCCAACCCGGCGCTCGGTAAGGGGCAAACCTGTCCCGCATCCCCGCCCCTGCTGCGCCCCGGACCCCCCGGGGACCTCGCCGGGCGGGTGGCCCTGATCCAGGGGACTGTGGCCCGCAGACGCCATGCTGCGGAAGGACGCGTGCACCTGCCCCAACCCGTGCGCCAGCACGCGCTACGCCAAGGAGCTCTCCATGGTGCGGATCCCgagccgcgccgccgcccgctaCCTGGCCCGGAAACACAACCGCAGCGAGGCCTACATCTCGTGAGCCCGGctggctggggcggggcgggcgggcacCTTCCGGCGGGCGGGCACCTTCCGGCGGGCGGGCCCTCGTGCGCACACCCGCGTGGGACACCGGTCTGCACAAAACCACTGGGCTCCCGGGCCTCTGGGCAAGCGCTGACGCCATCTCCTCTGCAAACGGGGGCTCGTCCCAGGGCTCTTCAAAGGAGTCACAGACTGTTTCCTGCCAGCAGCTGGCACCGGGCGGGAATCCAGGGATCTTTCCTGGCCCTCTTTTCCTCCAGAGAGAACGTGCTGGTGCTGGACATCTTCTTTGAGGCCCTCAACTATGAGACCGTGGAGCAGAAGAAGGCCTATGAAGTGTCAGAACTGcttg GTGACATTGGAGGCCAGATGGGGCTGTTCATCGGGGCCAGCCTGCTCACCATCCTCGAGATCCTGGACTACCTCTGTGAG GCCTTCCACTCCTCCCTGTGCTGTTGCCAAGACTCTGTCTGCCTCCCACCGCACCTGCTACCTCGTCACTCGGCTCTAGACCTGGCATCTGTGCCTTCAGGGCTGTACCCTGACATCCTGGACATGCCCcacctgcttatgtctctgccatCTTCACCCCAAATAAAGTTCTAG
- the ASIC3 gene encoding acid-sensing ion channel 3 isoform X3, translating into MKPHPRPEEARRPASDIRVFASSCTLHGLGHIFGPGGLTPRRGLWAAAVLLSLATFLYQVAERVRYYGEFHHETALDEHESHRLTFPAITLCNINPLRRSRLTPNDLHWAGPALLGVEPAEHAAFLRALGRSPAPPGFMPSPTFDMARLYARAGHSLEDMLLDCRYRGWPCGPENFTVIFTRMGQCYTFNSGADGAELLTTPKGGMGNGLEIMLDVQQDEYLPVWRDMEETPFEVGVRVQIHSQEEPPTIDQLGFGAAPGYQTFVSCQQQRLSFLPPPWGDCSSASVDPDFEPEPSGPLGAPSPSPGPHPPYSLMGCRLACETRYVARKCGCRMMHMPGGAPVCSPQQYKDCANPALGKGQTCPASPPLLRPGPPGDLAGRVALIQGTVARRRHAAEGRVHLPQPVRQHALRQGALHGADPEPRRRPLPGPETQPQRGLHLVSPAGWGGAGGHLPAGGHLPAGGPSCAHPRGTPVCTKPLGSRASGQALTPSPLQTGARPRALQRSHRLFPASSWHRAGIQGSFLALFSSRENVLVLDIFFEALNYETVEQKKAYEVSELLGVWVTLEARWGCSSGPACSPSSRSWTTSVSFRKGWAATEPQVPTSAWDPGLPLLPVLLPRLCLPPTAPATSSLGSRPGICAFRAVP; encoded by the exons ATGAAGCCCCATCCTAGGCCAGAGGAGGCCCGGAGGCCAGCCTCGGACATCCGTGTGTTCGCCAGCAGCTGCACGCTGCACGGGCTGGGCCACATCTTTGGCCCTGGGGGCTTGACGCCTCGCCGAGGGTTGTGGGCTGCAGCCGTGCTCCTGTCACTAGCCACCTTCCTCTACCAGGTGGCCGAGCGGGTGCGCTACTACGGGGAGTTCCACCACGAGACGGCCCTGGACGAGCACGAAAGCCACCGGCTCACCTTCCCTGCCATCACCCTGTGCAACATCAACCCGCTGCGCCGCTCCCGCCTCACACCCAACGACCTGCACTGGGCCGGGCCTGCgctgctgggcgtggagcctgccgAGCACGCCGCCTTCCTGCGTGCCCTGGGCCGGTCCCCTGCGCCGCCCGGCTTCATGCCCAGTCCCACCTTTGACATGGCGCGACTGTACGCCAGGGCCGGGCACAGCCTGGAGGACATGCTGCTGGACTGTCGCTACCGAGGCTGGCCGTGCGGGCCCGAGAACTTCACCGTG ATCTTCACCCGGATGGGTCAGTGCTACACCTTTAACTCTGGCGCAGATGGGGCCGAGCTTCTCACTACTCCCAAGGGCGGCATGGGCAATGGGCTGGAGATCATGCTGGATGTGCAGCAGGATGAGTATCTGCCTGTGTGGAGAGACATGG AGGAGACCCCGTTCGAGGTGGGGGTCCGAGTGCAGATCCACAGTCAGGAGGAGCCGCCCACCATCGACCAGCTGGGCTTCGGGGCAGCCCCTGGCTACCAGACCTTCGTGTCCTGCCAGCAGCAGCGA CTGAGCTTCCTGCCACCGCCTTGGGGCGACTGCAGCTCCGCTTCTGTGGACCCCGATTTTGAGCCCGAACCTTCTGGTCCCCTgggtgcccccagccccagcccaggtcCCCACCCTCCCTATAGTCTAATGGGGTGTCGCTTGGCCTGTGAGACGCGCTATGTGGCTCGGAAATGTGGCTGCCGAATGATGCATATGCCTG gcggCGCGCCCGTGTGCAGCCCCCAGCAGTACAAGGACTGCGCCAACCCGGCGCTCGGTAAGGGGCAAACCTGTCCCGCATCCCCGCCCCTGCTGCGCCCCGGACCCCCCGGGGACCTCGCCGGGCGGGTGGCCCTGATCCAGGGGACTGTGGCCCGCAGACGCCATGCTGCGGAAGGACGCGTGCACCTGCCCCAACCCGTGCGCCAGCACGCGCTACGCCAAGGAGCTCTCCATGGTGCGGATCCCgagccgcgccgccgcccgctaCCTGGCCCGGAAACACAACCGCAGCGAGGCCTACATCTCGTGAGCCCGGctggctggggcggggcgggcgggcacCTTCCGGCGGGCGGGCACCTTCCGGCGGGCGGGCCCTCGTGCGCACACCCGCGTGGGACACCGGTCTGCACAAAACCACTGGGCTCCCGGGCCTCTGGGCAAGCGCTGACGCCATCTCCTCTGCAAACGGGGGCTCGTCCCAGGGCTCTTCAAAGGAGTCACAGACTGTTTCCTGCCAGCAGCTGGCACCGGGCGGGAATCCAGGGATCTTTCCTGGCCCTCTTTTCCTCCAGAGAGAACGTGCTGGTGCTGGACATCTTCTTTGAGGCCCTCAACTATGAGACCGTGGAGCAGAAGAAGGCCTATGAAGTGTCAGAACTGcttggtgtgtgg GTGACATTGGAGGCCAGATGGGGCTGTTCATCGGGGCCAGCCTGCTCACCATCCTCGAGATCCTGGACTACCTCTGTGAG CTTCAGGAAGGGCTGGGCAGCCACCGAACCCCAGGTCCCCACCTCAGCCTGGGACCCAG GCCTTCCACTCCTCCCTGTGCTGTTGCCAAGACTCTGTCTGCCTCCCACCGCACCTGCTACCTCGTCACTCGGCTCTAGACCTGGCATCTGTGCCTTCAGGGCTGTACCCTGA